Within Bdellovibrio bacteriovorus HD100, the genomic segment CCTGCAAAGTGTGAATGCCGTGATCATGGTGGTTCTGGGTGGCATGGGTTCCATGACCGGCTCCATCGTGGCGGCGGTCATCATCACCGTTTTGCCAGAAGCCCTGCGCCCGCTGCAAGAACTGACCGGTGTGGATCTGCGCATGGTGATCTATTCCCTGGCTTTGATTCTGATGATGATTCTTCGACCAAAAGGTTTGTTCGGGGATATGGAATTCAGCGATGTTTGGAGAAAATATGTCCGACGTTCTGCTTGAGGCCCGCAAGATCACCATGCAGTTTGGCGGCCTGAAAGCCGTTGACTCTTTGGAATTCCAAATCAAAAAAGGCCAGTTGGCTGGCCTGATCGGACCCAATGGTGCCGGCAAGACCACAGCGTTCAATATGCTGACGGGGGTTTATCAGCCCACTTCCGGCGAAGTCCTGATGGAAGGTCAAAGTCTGAAGGGCCTGGCACCTTATGAAATCTCCCACCGTGGAGTGACCCGCACATTCCAGAATATCCGTCTGTTTAAAAATCTGACCGTTCTGGACAACGTTCTGATCGCAGGTCACCAGCATGTGCGCTATGGTCTGTTCGATACTTTGTTTCAGACTGATTCCTTCCGCGTCGACGAGCAACGTCTGCAGGACAAGGCCATTGATTTGCTGAAAATCTTCAAACTGCAGGATAAAGCGCACAAACCGGCGACGTCCCTGCCTTATGGTGAGCAGCGCAAGCTTGAAATCGTCCGCGCCCTGGCGACGGATCCGAAAATCATTCTGCTGGATGAACCCGCTGCCGGCATGAATCACTCAGAGACCCACCATCTGATGGAAACCATCGCCCAGATCCGCGAGGATTTCAAACTGACCGTGCTTTTGATTGAGCACGACATGAAGCTGGTGATGGGAATCTGCGAAAACATCATTGTTCTGGATCACGGCGTGAAGATCGAAGAAGGGGCTCCGCAAAAAGTGCAAAGCTCGCAGAAAGTGATCGAAGCCTATCTGGGTGTTGAGGAGGCGGAATGAATCCATTGCTGACCATTGAAAATCTGGATGTCTATTATGGTTCCATTCACGCTTTAAAAGGCATCAGCTTCGCCGTCAACGAAGGCGAAGTGGTCTCCTTGATCGGCGCCAACGGTGCCGGGAAAACAACCACACTTCGTGCGATTTCCGGTATCGTTCCCAGCCAGGGCCACATCCGTTTCCGTGGCGAAGATTTAAATAAAGTTTCCACTTTCAAACGCGTCGGGCTGGGTATTGCCCAATCCCCTGAAGGCCGCGGCGTGTTCCCGCAAATGAGTGTGCTTGAAAATCTGGAGATGGGGGCCTATTCCCGCTCGGACAAAGTCAAAATCAAACAAGATCTGGAAATGTGCTTAACCCTGTTCCCAAGAATGAAAGAACGCATGTCCCAGATGGCCGGAACTCTTTCCGGTGGTGAGCAGCAGATGCTGGCCATCAGCCGGGCGCTGATGGCAAAACCCCGTCTGCTGCTTTTGGATGAGCCGTCTTTGGGACTGGCTCCGCTGATTGTGGCGCAGATTTTTGAGATCGTAAAAAAGCTGAATCAGGAAGAGGGCATGACTGTTCTTCTGGTCGAGCAAAATGCCCGCATGGCGCTGAAGATTTCCCAAAGAGCCTATGTATTAGAGTGCGGTCGCATTGTGATGCAGGACTCGGCACACAATCTTCTGAACAATGACGAAGTCCGTAAAAGCTATCTCGGAGTCTAGAATCCCCCCAGAGGACCGAGAGTTCCTCTGGATTATCCCGACCATGGCATTGCAAAGTATTCCGTGGGTCATTTTTCAGGAACATTCAAACTGTCTCAGACTGAGATTGAAGGCCCGTAAGTCTTTATAATCCCTTTTGAAACTCCGAATAAATAAGCATGACTAGAACGTTCTTCTGCTTAGTTTTCGGTCTTCTTCTGCTTTCATCTTGTACGACCAAGAATGATCTGTCCTTGTTTTTCTCCAGCGAAAACACCCCTCAGGTAACATTGAAGCTAAACTCCGGAATCAACTACACCGGGCAAAGCACCATTCCAGTTGAAATCATCACGTCCCAGGAATTGACCGAAATGAGTCTGTCCGTCAGCGCCATGTGCTCTGACGTCTTTGAAACTTATGTTCAGCAGAAAACCGTCAATCTTCCGAATGTGGAAGGTGAACACACCATTTCTGTGCGGGTTAAAAACAAGGATGGCTTCACCAGCGATTGCACCAAAGCCAAGATTGTATTTGATAAGACGGCACCGGTCGTTTCTGAAACGATGACTTTGGTGAACACCCGCTCACTTCCTGATGTGTCACCGAAACTGAATACTCCCGTCACGACCGATACTTTATCAGGAGTAGCCAAGTACGAACTCAAACTGGTGAAAACGGCCGGAAACACTGTCATCAAAGATTGGACCACCAAAGACAAAGAGGCTCTCTACTTCGATGGCCTGACATTGCCGGACTCTGAAGTCGACACCTACTTTTACATGATCCGCGCCACAGACAAAGTCGGCAACGTCAGCGCGGAAAAACAGTCTCCGAACTTCATCGTTGGCCCTGTCGTCACTATTACAGGCGCACTCATCTACGATCAAGACAGCCCCATGGGAAGTGCGACCATCCAGCTTTCGCGAGCAAGCCCCGTTTCCACAACCGTCGCGGTCAAAAGCGTCTCGCGGTCAGCGATTGCAGGTCTGGACTTCCTTTATCCGGACATTATTCCAACTGAGGTGGTCATTGCGGCCGGAGCCACCTCAGCAGATACCTATTTCTCGATTATGACTTCAACGCTGCCAGGCCCTGACAAAGCTTTCGATTTACAGGTGACCTCAACCACAAATGCGATCACAGGCAGCCCTTCGTCTTTCACGGTGGATCTGGTAAACACCAACACAGCCATCACGGCACAAGCGGCAAATGGCTATCGCGCGGTTCGTGGAGCCAAGGGACATATGTGCGGACTTCGTACTGACAACAAGATGGATTGTTGGGGCGCGATAAGTTACGCAAATGGATCAACTTCAGAGCAGCTCACTGCCAAAGAAGTCGTGGGCGCGACAAACATCGTCTCTGTTGCCGAGGGGTATGGAGATCACACCTGCTATATTGACAGCCTCGGGGATCTTTACTGCTTTGGAAACAGCGGCTATAAGAATCTTGGTCACAATTCCTACACCTCCTCAACAACACCGATCAAGGTTCCTTCCAGCAACATAAAAAAGGCTGCGGTGGGAATTTACTTCACTTGCTTTATTGACTCTTCTGACCAAGTTCAATGTTTTGGAAAGAATGACGACGCCGAGCTAGGACAGCCGATTTCATTTTCAAATGGAATACCGACGGTTTATGCCTCTATTACCAAAGCTCTGGATATTGCAGCTGGCAACAAAATTGCCTGCGCCATTGATGAAGTATCAGGCACACGCTCCGTGAAGTGCTGGGGTAAAACTGAATCTGCAAGCAGCCATGTGCCAGTTACAATTACGGGACTGCCCTCTGATATCCAGTCCATTTCAGTCAACGGCAGCATTACGGCCGACGTCAGACATGGCTGCGGCCTGTCCGAACAGGGCCTTGTCTATTGCTGGGGAAGCAACTTCCGATCCCGTCGTGGACTTGCCAGCGGGGCCGTGACATGGACCACCGCGAACTATGTCGGTCTTCCTGTGAAAGCTGTCAAAGTTCAGGCTGGTACAGACACCAGTTGCGCTCTGGGAGAAGACAAAAAACTTTACTGCTGGGGTTCGGGGCTGCCGAACGCGACCAACAGCCATCAGTATCAGGAAAGCTATGTCCCCGTCCAACTGGACAACTTCGGTGACACCATTACCGACTTCCAGCTCACTGAACTGGCCAGTTGCGCTGTCACAACCTCTTCTAATATCAAGTGCTGGGGAATCAACTCACTGGGTGAAATGGGCAACGGGCAAACTGCATCCGCAATGCAGGGAACTGCTCTGAATGTCGCGGGATCCTTTGACAAGTATAAACAGCTTGCCACTGGTGTCTTTACAACATGCGCTCTTAAATCCAACAACACGGTGACCTGCTGGGGCAACAACGACTACGGACAGCTCGGCAATGGATCACACAGTACTTATTCCCGCCCCCACTACACCTTGCCAATTTCCAACGTAAAAAAAGTGGTTGGCCAAAACATACACTTTTGTGCACTGACCACGGGCGGATCCGTCTACTGCTGGGGATCGAACTGGAGCGGGCGGATCGGCAACAATGCCACAGCCCTCCCTACGGACGTGGTCCTGACTCCTTACCTGATACCCAACACATATCCCAACAGCACTGCGGGCCTTCCCTCTGGAATCAAGGACATCTCAGTCGGCTATAATCACTCTTGTGCGGTCACTTCCGAAGGTGGTGTGACCTGCTGGGGCAATAACTCTGCAGGGGAGCTCGGCCATCCAAGCATCGGAAGTGCCTTCAGCTATCCGCAGATGATTCCCAGCTTGTCGACAGGAGTCGACAGTGTCGCGCTTGGCATCAATGCCACCTGCGCAGTTAAAAACAACGCCACCACCAAGCAGGTCTATTGCTGGGGCTGGAACCGCAACCGCGTTCTGGGGCCATCTGCCGTCGCATTGAATGCTTCCACAGAAGTTCCTCAACTGATTGACACCATCACAACGACAAAAGAGGTAAAGGTTTTCATTTCTTTTGAGACCGCCTGCTATATACACGATGGCACCACCAAATGCTGGGGATATCGCAGTACTTTCAAGGGAATGCCAGCCAATGTGCCTGATGGAACTTATATCACCACCCCGACAGCAATTCCCGAACTGGCTGGAGCCACTGACCTTCATTTGAATCCTTATTCGGGATGCGCCCTTATGAGCACCGGGAAAGCCAAGTGCTGGGGCGCCGACTACAGTCGGATCTTCAGCACTGGCATCTCCTGGATTGGAACTCCGGTCGAACCTCCGGCACTTCAAAACTCACAGGTAACGGCCATTGCACTTGGAACGACCTACTCCAGCGCCGGACCCATTCATGCCTGCGCCATCACGTCTTTAGGGGACCTGAAGTGCTGGGGTGTCAGCACTTATGGAGAAGGCCACGATCGCTTCTTCCATCAAACTCCGCAATTGGTATTAAAATAGCCAGCCGTAACGGAACTCCAGATGGGTCTCAAAAATTGAGACCTTGGAGTTGTCCTTGTCGTCAGAGCCGGTGTGCTGACCCTGAAAAAAGGTTCCGTACGTGTAAACCCCCAACGACCGCTCATAATCAAGCGCATATCCCAGGCCCAGGGTGCCGGAAACTGCAAAGCCACTGTAGGTATGATCAATGCCCATATAGAACGGATGCATGCGCATGGACACATCGGTGTACCATTTGTTGTTGTGGGAAAAAAGCTCGGCATATCCGCCGCCGGTGGCGCTGACATGCATGCCGGTCCCGATCCCGGCCTCTGTCGCACTTTTTACAAACGAATACGCACGACGTTCAAACTCACCACCCAGAAGATAACCATATTGAACCTTAAACAAGGGGTTGCGATAAGTCCAATGACGCTTGGTAAATGCCACATCGCCTTTTATATTATAAATTCTTTCCGCCGCAGAGGTGTTCAGCAGATTATTAAAAGCAAACGTGCTTGTATAAGCCTGCAGGCGAATCGACCGTTCCGTCTTCCAGTTCCATCTTCTTTCAAAGGACAATGTATCAAAAGTGAAAGACTGCTGATCCAGCGTTGTCACAATCGGGCTTGTGTCCTGCTTTTGCACCGACCCCATCAAACCCAAACCTGCCCACATCAAATCGCGTGAACAGAAATCCTTGCCGACTTTGTCCAGCATCGGCATCGCTGTGACTTTCATTTCTGCACTGACGCCTTTGATCCTGATCAGGTAGCGGAACCGTTCATCCCCAAAAAGCTCCAGTGGGACTGCGATCATCTGCGCATCCAATGGGACATTCAGTGATATCAAAAATTTGCCAGTGTCCGCCTTCAGTGGCAGATTGACCAGCGGTAAAATCACCGGAGGCAGGGGCTTGTTTTTCTTGTCATACAAAAGAATACGACGACTCCAGAAGCGGATGTTCAGATCCTCTTGAAGTTCGCCGGAAATCTTCAGCTGCATGACTTCCTGGTTCGGCATTTTAATAATTTCAAACTGGTCCCACACGGCCTTGGGCTCCCGCAGGATGTTACGACAATCCGTCTGAAAAGGATGGATGTGCTTTTGCAATGAAGAAAACGGAACCACCTCCACCGCAGCTTTGTTCACCATAATCTGTTCAGCCTTGACGGCCTTGCGCGGCTGCGCCCCTGAAGGCAGACTGCCAAAGACCAGCGCGGCTGCAACGAAGTATCTACTGAGAAACGCCAAAATAGAATACTCCTGTTTCACTCCAGGCCGAAGCCATGTACTTGTTGCGTCCCCGAACCCGGAAGTACCACTGCCCATTGGCGATCGGCTTCTTTAGCACATACTCCATGGCCTCAACTCTGATTTCCGTCGCATCTTTGAAGTTTGGATTTCTGGCCATTTCCAGGGCATACCATTCATTCTCTGGCGACTCGGTCCACGAGAACTTAATCGACACTGGCACCCCTTTGGGGATCAGAAACACTTCGCTTTTTTTCGGCGTCACCAATTTGGGCGTAATCAGCGGCGCCGGTTTGCCATAGGATACCGCCAAAATCGGTGTCGGCAACCCGAACAGCTTGCTTTCGTCCACAACCGGCCAGACCCGGAAATAATACCAGCCCTCTTCACTGACGTTATGGAAGAACTCCACATTTTCTGTTTCCAGCATCTGGGAGCCAGCCATTTTCGGATCCCGGCTTAACTCCACACGGTACTTTTTCGCAGAATCACGATGAGTCCACACAAGATGGAACTGAGGGGAAGATCCCGGCTGATCAAAGATCGGCGGCAAAACTTCCTTTTTTTCGATCGACGGTCCTTTGATCACACCTTTGATTTGATACACCTCAGACGGCGGCGAATACTCGCCCTCGACAGACCTTGCCACCAGACGCATATAACCCGGAACAGATTCATTGTGCTTCAGCTCATAAGGGGGATTGGCAACAACGACATTCTTAAGAATGCGGCTGAACTTGGGTCCTTCAGCTATTTGCACCAGATAGTCGACCGCATAAGGAACCGGGTTCCAGGCCAAAGTCATCTCTGAAAGACCGGTGGTACCAATTTTTTCATCGGTTTTTGAAAGCAGCGGCGCTGACAAAGGCGGACGAACAATCACTTTCGCCGGATCAGACCATTCAGAATACAGATTGTTGCCATAGGCTTTGCGCACCCGGATGTTATATTCACCCGACACATCCAGGAAACTTTTCAAAGGTTCCGGGCCTTCGTATTCATCAAAGATCTCATCAAAACCTTTGTTCTTCCCGACCTGCATATGGAACTTTTCGCCGGGCTTGGCATCCTTGACCGGAACATTCAAGGACCACTTGCCGCGTTCCTTGAATGTCAAAGCTGGCAGCCCGATCTTGGCACTTCCCAAACGTTCAATGCGGAAGGTGCGTGTGTCAGAAAAATGCGGAATGCCATCCGTATTTTCAACCAGACGCCAATAGTACTCTCCAGCACCCAAATCCTTGGGAATCACCGCTTCTTTCATTTCAGACACGTCTTCCGATCGGGTCTCAGTCAGGAAGTCAGCCGTGCGGCTGGTCTGCAATGTCAGCTTTTTTCCTTCCCCGCCCTTCCAGCGGAAGAACTCCAGTCCCTGGCCATAAAGAACTTTTTTCGGAGCGGGCTCCACCAGGACCAGCTTTTCTTTTACCACCTCGGTCATCTTCAATGCCGGGGCTTTTTTTACTTCGGATTCCGGTCCGATCTTGATGTCGCCCCCACCACCGGCGGAAACTTCAGAAGTCCCCGAACCAGCGCCCTCAGCGGAATCTTGTTCGCCCTGTTTGCCAGAATCTGTGTCGTCTTTGTCTGACGCCGCCGGATCGGCGATGCTCAGGGCATCCCCGGCTCCCAGGGTCTTTTTCTGATCTCCGTTTTCCAAAGTAACCGACCCGGATGCCATTGACAGCGTCAGTTGCCCAGAGGCGTCCTTTTTGGCAAACAGTCCATAGGGTGCATCGGCCTTCAACACCAGATCAGAATTCCCAACGCGCACACTTAAAGGTTTTCCGTGGCCTTTGCCTTCCACATGCAGACTTCCCCGTTCAAGATTCAGCGCCAGCGTGCCAGCCTGCACGTTTTCGGAGATCCGCAAAAGCGTCTCTGCCGGAACGTGAATGACGTCCTTGTTGCGCATTTCCAACAGCGCTTCAGAAGAAGGGCCGGTGAAAACTTCAGATCCATTGTATAATTTTTGGGATTGGGCGGCGTCCGCCCAGAAAAACCCGGTGGCGTGCTTATAGCGCAGTTCGTTTTTCACATTGCGAACTTCTGCCAGGGTCGGCCCGAGGTTTTCACTATTCACCTCGGCCTTGAACAGAAACTGTTTTGCCACAATGAAAGACAAGACCGAAATTCCAAGAATACATGCAACGATGATTTTTTTCATGGTGTGCAGTCATTATGTCTGACCGAAAACAACCCTGCCAGCAGTTTTAGCGGAACACCAGAGGCCGCGACCTAGGTCACGACATCTTCTGCAAAAGAACTTCGAATTCTGTACCGTGCCCGTCTTTCACCGGAATGCGCACGGAAACTTTTCCATCATGCGCTTCAACGACGGCTTTCACAAATGTCAACCCCAGGCCCATGCCATATTCAGAGCGGCTCTTGTCGCTGCGATAAAGTTTTTGCCAGATCATGCCGTGCTCATCCGCCGAAATCCCCGGGCCAGAGTCCGTCACCCGAATGATGACGTTCTCAGTATGATTGATGGTTTCAATGGTCACTTCCCCGCCCGGTGGCGTGTACTTGTGCGCATTATCCAGCAGATTGGCGATCACCCGGCTGATCAGTTTGGCATCGACCATGGCCCAGTCATGACTGTCGAGTTTTTGCACCACACGGATGTCTTTTTCCTCGAAGGCCATTTCATAAAGACTCATGATCTCTTTAACCAGATCACTGATAAATTTCTTTTCGATCTTCAACTTTTTACTGCGATTCTCTGCCTCGGTGATATCCGTCAGCACCTGCAGGAAGTTCAGAATCTTGTCCGAGTTTTCAAAACAGCTTTGCAAAGCCTCGCGATAGGATTCCACGTCCCCTTCGCTGGTCAATGCCAGCTCCGCACGACCGCGCAAGCGGGTCACCGGGGTGCGGATGTCGTGCGCCAGGTGATCAAAGGCCTCTTTCAGACCACTCACCAGCCCCTCGATTTTATCGAGCATTTTATTGAACAGAACCTTCAGCTCTTCCAGCTCGTCATCACTGCCCCCGATCGGAACACGTGTGGAAAGGGAACCGCCTTCGATCTTTTTCATGGATGTGATCAGCTCACGCACCGGACTGAGCGTTCGGTTGGACAGGAACAATCCCCCGAGAAACCCGATAAGGGCCACGGGCAATAGCAGCCACCAGAAGATCTTTTGTAAGTTGCGCAGCTGCAGGCTCAGACTTTCCGTGCTTTTACCCACAACCAGACGGCTGCCATCCTTCAAGGTCGTCCCCAGAATGATGATTGTGTCGCCTCCATGCATCTCACGCATGGCAAACTCGAAGATCTGCCCGCGATGGCGGTTCATCTCTTCTTTTAGTTTTTCCATGTTTAATTTAAAGCTCGGAAAAGGCTCGTGATGATAAGTCTCTTCCCCTTTCGGGCTGAAGACACTGACCAGCAAAGCTGCATCACGATCATAATTGGGAATATAAAGGAAGTAGTCTTTAAATTCACCCAGACCCCGCACTTCGATGCGATTGCGGTATTCTTCCAGCTTGGAAGAAAGCACACCACGTTCCTGCTCTTGCAAGCCGTGACTGATCTGAAAATAAAGAAAACTAAAGATGACTGTGGAACTTAGAATCAGCACCAGAGAATACGCAAGCGTCAGCTTGGTGCTGATTCGAAAGAGTGTCGGTTTAAGACGACTTGAGGACATATCCTACGCCTCTAACCGTGTAGATAAGGCGAGTAGGGAAATCTTTTTCCAGTTTGTTTCTGAGTCGGCATACAAGTACGTCCACCACGTTCGTTTGAGGGTCAAAATCATAGTTCCAGACTTCCTTCAGGATCGTCTGCTTACCAATGATTTTATTTGGATTACTCATGAACAGGTCAAGAAGAACAAATTCTCTTTCCTGAAGGTCCAGCTTTCTGCCGGCACGAACCACATCGCGGTTCAGACGGTTCAGCTTCAAGTCCTGGAAAACCAGTTGAGTCACTTCGGATGCTTTTTGAGAGCGCTTCAACAGATTTTTCACGCGAATCTGAAGTTCAGCCATCGCGAAAGGTTTCGTCAGATAGTCATCACCACCCATGCTCAAACCCTTTAAGCGGTCATCCAACTCCCGCAATGCACTCAGGATCAAAATCGGGGTGTTGATTTCTTTTTCACGCAAAGACTTTGCAAAAGTGTAACCGTCCATCTCAGGCAGCATCAAATCCAAAACGATAATATCGTAATGATTGGTTTGCGCTTTTTCAAAGGCTCTGCGTCCGTTGGATTCAACATCAACATCACCTTCAAGCTCACCCAGGCCCTGTTTTACTATTGTTGCGATCTCGTTATCATCTTCGACTACTAAGCATCTCATCGAGAGTCACCTTTGTTACTGGTTCGTAAAATCTATAGCCAATTTATAGCAGATTTGTTTCTAAACAAAAGAAGCAAATTTCATATTGGAGCCCTAAATACCCATTATTACACAGATTTAATCGGAACCCGTCGAGAGATTGCAAAGATGAAACTAAACAACATGGTATTCACTATTGCCAAACGAAAAAAAACAGGCTCCGGGTCAGGGAGCCTGTCGACATGGTCATGGTAGGTTTAGACTAGCGGAAATTATCGTTTCAACTGGATCACTTCGTTCAGAAGTTCGTCCGTCGTCGTGATGGTTTTGGCATTGGCCTGGAAACCACGCTGATTCTGGATCATGTTCACGAACTCTGTAGCCAGATCGACAGTGGATCTTTCCAAAGATTTTGCGAACAGTTTACCGCGGCCGGCAGCGCCTGGAGCACCTACGGAAGCAGTACCGGAGTCTCTGGATTCTTTCAAACGGTTGTTACCAACTTTGAACAGAGCCTCTGGGTTTTCAAACTTTGCCAAAGCGATCTGGGCAAGGTCATTGGCCTGACCGTTGGAGTATACCGCTGTCAAAGTACCTTCGTCATTGAAGGACAAGCCAGTGATTGTACCCGCAGCCGCGCCATCCTGGTGCCAAGAGATCAGGTCCGAGTTTTTACCGTACTGCTTAGTACCGTCCAAACCTTTACCGCCGTCCTTGATCGCATCACCGAAGTTCAGCTTCACTTGCTGGTCCTGCAAAGCACCACCTTTGAAGTTGAAGTTCGTGGACGTTGTTTCCTGAGAATCCAGTTTACCGTCAACGGTGAACATCAGTTTACCAGCAGCCACTTCAGACATTTTGCCTTCTTCGCCGCCAGTGATCTCTTTACCGTCAACCAAACCTTTGAATTCCCATTCGCGGTCGTTAACTTTGTTGAAGAAGAAGCTGACAAGGTGTTTGTTACCCTGAGAGTCATACATCTCAACACCAGTGGAATAGTGAGAAGTGGAGTAAGGATCCGCTGGGTCGAACTTCTTGGTTGGCTCCATGCGGGAATCCAGGTTCAGATCCAGTTTCAATTCTTTGGTTGCTTTAGCCGGGATCAGAGCGCGAGGGAATTTGATATCGGTCATTTTGTTGACGATATTGCCCTTCTCATCTGTAGAGAAGCCCTGTACGCGTTGATTGTCGTTTGTTACCAGGTAGCCTTCACGGTCGAAGTGGAAGGAACCGTCACGAGTGTAGGACTCACCGTCGGAACCTTTAACCTTGAAGTAACCGTCACCGGAGATTGCAAGGTCCGTCACTTTTTCAGTGGCGTCGATGTTACCCTGGGAAAGGATTGGATTTACGGCACCGATCTTCACACCGCGGCCAATTTGGTTACCACCCACAATACCTTTTAGATTTTTGGAGATGATGTCCTGGAACTCTGCACGGCTTGCTTTGAAACCGATAGTGTTCGCATTGGCGATATTGTCCCCGATAACACCCAGAGCCTCGCCCTGTGCTGTCATACCGGATACACCAGTGTACAATGAAGAAAGAATACCCATGTGACCTCCATGTCGTTGGCAGAATTAGTCGAATTCCGCCGTTTTGGAGGGCCTCCTCTACGAGGACCAGCCCTAATATTTAGTTTTTAAATCCAGCTGCTTATCTGTCTCTTCGGGACAGCTTCACAGTTTGCCTCTGAGCTTCCTGCTCGTTGGCTATCGCGCTACAGAACCACTGTTGAGTCGATGTTGGTGAACACGTTCTCTTTGAGCGCATTCTTGTCCATCACCGTGACAACTGTGTTGTTCTTCACGCTGACGATCAGTGCCGAGTCATTCATCAAAATCAATGAATCCTTGGAACCTTTCGCCGCCGCTCTCGAAACCGCGTCTGAAAGTTTTGAGATGTCCTCTGGAGAATAATTGATTCCCCGGGTTCTCATACGTTCAATCGCATGATTCGAAAACTTAACCCCTTCCGCGCCCTTCACCGGGCCTGCAGGATTCATCTGTCCCAGGTTCTGAGGCTTCAGGCCTCCGAGCTGATCCAGCGTGTCCTTGAAGGAAGGTCCCGTACCATCGAGCTGAG encodes:
- a CDS encoding ABC transporter ATP-binding protein, which encodes MSDVLLEARKITMQFGGLKAVDSLEFQIKKGQLAGLIGPNGAGKTTAFNMLTGVYQPTSGEVLMEGQSLKGLAPYEISHRGVTRTFQNIRLFKNLTVLDNVLIAGHQHVRYGLFDTLFQTDSFRVDEQRLQDKAIDLLKIFKLQDKAHKPATSLPYGEQRKLEIVRALATDPKIILLDEPAAGMNHSETHHLMETIAQIREDFKLTVLLIEHDMKLVMGICENIIVLDHGVKIEEGAPQKVQSSQKVIEAYLGVEEAE
- a CDS encoding response regulator transcription factor, with protein sequence MRCLVVEDDNEIATIVKQGLGELEGDVDVESNGRRAFEKAQTNHYDIIVLDLMLPEMDGYTFAKSLREKEINTPILILSALRELDDRLKGLSMGGDDYLTKPFAMAELQIRVKNLLKRSQKASEVTQLVFQDLKLNRLNRDVVRAGRKLDLQEREFVLLDLFMSNPNKIIGKQTILKEVWNYDFDPQTNVVDVLVCRLRNKLEKDFPTRLIYTVRGVGYVLKSS
- a CDS encoding sensor histidine kinase produces the protein MSSSRLKPTLFRISTKLTLAYSLVLILSSTVIFSFLYFQISHGLQEQERGVLSSKLEEYRNRIEVRGLGEFKDYFLYIPNYDRDAALLVSVFSPKGEETYHHEPFPSFKLNMEKLKEEMNRHRGQIFEFAMREMHGGDTIIILGTTLKDGSRLVVGKSTESLSLQLRNLQKIFWWLLLPVALIGFLGGLFLSNRTLSPVRELITSMKKIEGGSLSTRVPIGGSDDELEELKVLFNKMLDKIEGLVSGLKEAFDHLAHDIRTPVTRLRGRAELALTSEGDVESYREALQSCFENSDKILNFLQVLTDITEAENRSKKLKIEKKFISDLVKEIMSLYEMAFEEKDIRVVQKLDSHDWAMVDAKLISRVIANLLDNAHKYTPPGGEVTIETINHTENVIIRVTDSGPGISADEHGMIWQKLYRSDKSRSEYGMGLGLTFVKAVVEAHDGKVSVRIPVKDGHGTEFEVLLQKMS
- a CDS encoding TIGR02530 family flagellar biosynthesis protein, with translation MVDLKKIQTLDQLIPQQPAKVKQPQLDGTGPSFKDTLDQLGGLKPQNLGQMNPAGPVKGAEGVKFSNHAIERMRTRGINYSPEDISKLSDAVSRAAAKGSKDSLILMNDSALIVSVKNNTVVTVMDKNALKENVFTNIDSTVVL
- a CDS encoding flagellar hook protein FlgE — its product is MGILSSLYTGVSGMTAQGEALGVIGDNIANANTIGFKASRAEFQDIISKNLKGIVGGNQIGRGVKIGAVNPILSQGNIDATEKVTDLAISGDGYFKVKGSDGESYTRDGSFHFDREGYLVTNDNQRVQGFSTDEKGNIVNKMTDIKFPRALIPAKATKELKLDLNLDSRMEPTKKFDPADPYSTSHYSTGVEMYDSQGNKHLVSFFFNKVNDREWEFKGLVDGKEITGGEEGKMSEVAAGKLMFTVDGKLDSQETTSTNFNFKGGALQDQQVKLNFGDAIKDGGKGLDGTKQYGKNSDLISWHQDGAAAGTITGLSFNDEGTLTAVYSNGQANDLAQIALAKFENPEALFKVGNNRLKESRDSGTASVGAPGAAGRGKLFAKSLERSTVDLATEFVNMIQNQRGFQANAKTITTTDELLNEVIQLKR
- a CDS encoding RCC1 domain-containing protein — translated: MTRTFFCLVFGLLLLSSCTTKNDLSLFFSSENTPQVTLKLNSGINYTGQSTIPVEIITSQELTEMSLSVSAMCSDVFETYVQQKTVNLPNVEGEHTISVRVKNKDGFTSDCTKAKIVFDKTAPVVSETMTLVNTRSLPDVSPKLNTPVTTDTLSGVAKYELKLVKTAGNTVIKDWTTKDKEALYFDGLTLPDSEVDTYFYMIRATDKVGNVSAEKQSPNFIVGPVVTITGALIYDQDSPMGSATIQLSRASPVSTTVAVKSVSRSAIAGLDFLYPDIIPTEVVIAAGATSADTYFSIMTSTLPGPDKAFDLQVTSTTNAITGSPSSFTVDLVNTNTAITAQAANGYRAVRGAKGHMCGLRTDNKMDCWGAISYANGSTSEQLTAKEVVGATNIVSVAEGYGDHTCYIDSLGDLYCFGNSGYKNLGHNSYTSSTTPIKVPSSNIKKAAVGIYFTCFIDSSDQVQCFGKNDDAELGQPISFSNGIPTVYASITKALDIAAGNKIACAIDEVSGTRSVKCWGKTESASSHVPVTITGLPSDIQSISVNGSITADVRHGCGLSEQGLVYCWGSNFRSRRGLASGAVTWTTANYVGLPVKAVKVQAGTDTSCALGEDKKLYCWGSGLPNATNSHQYQESYVPVQLDNFGDTITDFQLTELASCAVTTSSNIKCWGINSLGEMGNGQTASAMQGTALNVAGSFDKYKQLATGVFTTCALKSNNTVTCWGNNDYGQLGNGSHSTYSRPHYTLPISNVKKVVGQNIHFCALTTGGSVYCWGSNWSGRIGNNATALPTDVVLTPYLIPNTYPNSTAGLPSGIKDISVGYNHSCAVTSEGGVTCWGNNSAGELGHPSIGSAFSYPQMIPSLSTGVDSVALGINATCAVKNNATTKQVYCWGWNRNRVLGPSAVALNASTEVPQLIDTITTTKEVKVFISFETACYIHDGTTKCWGYRSTFKGMPANVPDGTYITTPTAIPELAGATDLHLNPYSGCALMSTGKAKCWGADYSRIFSTGISWIGTPVEPPALQNSQVTAIALGTTYSSAGPIHACAITSLGDLKCWGVSTYGEGHDRFFHQTPQLVLK
- a CDS encoding ABC transporter ATP-binding protein; translated protein: MNPLLTIENLDVYYGSIHALKGISFAVNEGEVVSLIGANGAGKTTTLRAISGIVPSQGHIRFRGEDLNKVSTFKRVGLGIAQSPEGRGVFPQMSVLENLEMGAYSRSDKVKIKQDLEMCLTLFPRMKERMSQMAGTLSGGEQQMLAISRALMAKPRLLLLDEPSLGLAPLIVAQIFEIVKKLNQEEGMTVLLVEQNARMALKISQRAYVLECGRIVMQDSAHNLLNNDEVRKSYLGV